ACAAAAAATGGAGTCATCATTAATGTCATTACTTGCACCTGTGTCTTTCTTGTAACGCCAAGTCAAAACgtctgcagtaaaaaaaaaggcagTAAAAGTTGACACAGTCCACTGTCAGATGAAGCGGTACCATGCATCTTCTAGAATTAACCATAAATCATCTACTTTATGAGTCTATTCGAGGAATCATAAATGTTACAAAAAAATTGAATGTGAAACCTGATGAAGTAAAACTATTCACAAAAAAGCAAAGAACAGAGATAAGGCTCATAACATGAATTTGCACCAGCAACTTAGATTGTCTTGTGTAATGGAAAAAAATACTGCACTTAGAACTGCTGCAGGtttgaatatcatatcatacgcAATATAATCATGTTATGTTTGGGCAGACACGATTCTTTAGGGGCCCCTATTCTGTGAAACTCCTCTCTAAACTCATTTAACTTCCTGAGTACCCCACTATTAACACATTTTTGTCTCAAATCCCCCCATCTGCTTCTTTTCCGATAAGTTACACCTTTCTCTTATCTGTCTGTTATAGCCTTCAACTCAGGAATCGGCCTTTGAAGAACCGTAAACTCGTACCCTCGACAGCGCTCTATCTCCATAATCGTCATAATACAATGAAGTCAGCTCTGCCCTTACACACTCACtaactgtgcatgtgtgtgtgtgtgctacctgGCCCATTGGAAGGAGTATAACTGAGCCCTTCACCAAGGTGCATTTGTGCTCCTCTGCTGAACGTTCATCGTCCTGCAGACTTGTTCCTTCCTGTGCAGGAATAAATACTGAGAAGCTTAAAGGTTGATTGTTGGATCTCATTATTTTAAACATCTCATCCGAAGATTGTGAATAGGAGTTACACATAATACCACCACACTTCTTTGCAAGTGAAAGACCGTGTACCCAGGTATTACCGCATAGACTGACCTCTTTTaagaatatacatttattataatgCTGAAAAATGCTGTTGTTAGTGTAAACTCTGATAAATAATATCAGTGTATTATCATTAGTGTTGATGTAGGCTGCATGCATATGTCATTTCATACATTTGATATACTGCTGGCTAGTTGAATctataaattataaaatgccaacatgttttatttgattcATGTTGGTaaagtaacttttttttttaaatagtaaaatctagtggaagtataaagtactatGAAATGGAAGGCATGAGCAAGCTACTTAAAATATGTTCATTACGTCACAGCACTTTTgtaataatactactaataataatactactaataaaaaatagaatactGTTCAATGGAGTCGCCTTATTGTAGCTGGTTACCAAGGTAACCCTAGTGCAGTACATGGTCCATGTCAGAAAGATTGAACCGATGCTTTGCCGTTTCTGTGGAGCGCCGCGTCGCGAGCGTCGTGGAGTGTTTTCGTGACATTTAGCACACATGAACAACACAAGTTTACGAGATAATCATTTACAAAAAGTACAGAGTGGCGGCGGCCATCgcgccctcattgtgttgttacgtAAGTCTCCACGCAGGACGCACGTCGGGGTGTGGGAGGTGTGACGGAAACGACGCACCCGGAAACACACTTGAGGAGCGCGATCGGAGACTTCACTGACATTGGTTAGTTAGGCTACTCTGTTTTCAGCTGTCGAGCACGAGCACCTTTCAGCGAGATATCTTTCAGGTAaacttgttttaatgtttggGGTTTGCGTCTCCTCTGAAACCTGTTGGTGTGACGGAGATGGCGTCGCTGAATCCTCATTTGACCTTTTGCTTTTAATGCGCCCCCGCGCTGCGGTCATGCTCTCCGGTTTGTCGAATGTATCCATTATTTGACAGAGTGCTGGAAGCAAGTACGCACCGGAttgttatacatatacatgcagTAATGTTTACCCTAAATATAACTCCAACCGAGTCCTGACCTCTAACAGAAATACTAAGAACTACAGGCTAAAATCAATGTCATTATTACCTTAAAACTTAGTCAAAAGCTGAAATAACACAATATATAGGCCCATAGGGCCTACATGCAATTTTGGTTGTAATATTTCAAACCAATTTTTTATTCTTCCTCTCTCAAGGTTGCCAGGATGGTTGCGCTTTCTAAAGAGTATGGATACGTGGTGCTGACTGGTGTTGCCAGTATGGTCATGATTGGACATCTGGCCATCAAAGTTGGCAAAGCCCGCAAGAAGTACAACGTACAGGTGAGCAGATCATtggtgttaaaatatatatatatatatatagtcctcTCTTTCATTCGGTTTAGGAGCTGCACCCACCCATTCAAACAGCACCTCAACATGTCTGCAGTCTGCTGCCattgtgttttctctttttgtggCTCAtgtaaaacactttgaatcgcCTTTACAAATAAACGTGTTTTCATTTGCAGTATCCTCAGATGTACAGTGACGACCCAGAAACTGGAAACATTTTTAACTGCATCCAGCGTTCGCACCAAAACACGTACGTATGATCTGAAATCTGAGCATTGCAACTTAGATGTGCACCCTCTGGAGTCTAGACTGCTGTTGCGCCACGCTCTCATGATTCATAGTAACAATGGAAACGATGTGAAAGGTAACGTGTCGTTTTCACCTTTCACCAGCTTGGAGATCTACCCCGCCTTTCTTTTCTGCCTCGCAGTCGGTGGTGCCCACAATCCTGTAGGTTTATTCTTGCAATATCATACTTCTTTTATACTGCTACATGCATATAAAGTATTTAGCAATTATAGCACACAAATTGAGTTGACCGTAAGCTATTGTTTTACGATATGCAGGGTTCATAAAATCCTGTCATTAATCAGTGTTACATTtgcttgtgtgtctgtcttaCAACAGTGTCTCACTAGTGGACTTGGAGCTATATGGATCATAAGCAGAGAGGTGTACGCACATGGGTACTCTTCAGGGGGTAAGAACATGTTGGGCATTCCATGTTTTACTGACATGTTTTGCATTTGTAATGTAAAGCAAGTTGCAAATGCGctattattaataatactttTCATCTCAATCAGATCCTAAGAAAAGAATGCGTGGAGCGTTCGGGAACGTGGCTCTGCTCGGCATGATGCTGTCCACAGCCTGCTTCGGCCGCACACTGCTCGGCTGGACTGGACCACGGATCTTTCCCTTCTGTCACACTAAATGTTGCCAATGAGAATGAAGTCTTCAGGACACCTAGTCATTCACTTTATAGTCAAAGCCACTACGTAACCTATATACTTAGCAACATGTATGCTAACCTCTGACCAATTTATCATGTGAAGCCAGGTGAAGGTTTTGTAAAGTGACCCGACTGGTTCTCCAAGGAGGAAAAATACCTCATTCAGGATAATGGCTGGCCGAGGTGTAGTCTCATGCCAGATCTGTCAGTTTGTCACCATTGTGTATTCACCTGCACTCTGATTCCTAAAGTAGTTGGCAACAAGACCTGAGATATTTTTCAGAGTGAATTAGACCTACCATGATTGATGTGATAGAATATTAATGTACCATGTGATATATTAGTTACTACCTGTAAATGGTTATAACAAAAATATTGCTGTTGAtgggttaaaaaaatatgttttgaccTGTCTCATACTTGAAACAGGCTTTTTGACTGGTCATAcgaattatattaaatattttacgGTGGTCATACAAtatcttgtgttttttatttggtgTTGAGTTATTGATTGAATGTGAGGTTTAGTTAACATCAATGTTTGTTTAAGGGAGTGGCTTTCTGTTTCGAAGGCGAGTAATTGGTCAAAGTCTACATTACTTCTCGCGGCAGGTGGATTTATGTATGTGCAGAGCTGTTGGGCTCACAgccgactgcaaaagaaaagaCGCGTCACACGGGTAACAATACCAGCACAATGCTGAAGAACCCGTCCAAATGCTGCTCCACCAACATCCTATAATCCCCGAAAGGTTCGGACTCTTGTATCAGGATTTCTGATTTATTATCAAACAGGAAATCTTAATTTCTTAAAGCCTGCATATTAAATAATACATAACCAAAACAGTAAAGTAGCTCAGAACACActattggtaaaaaaaacaaaccctGCTACAACAGATTAGTTTTCAGCACATTTGCATGACACTCTAGTTAATACAGGTAACATTCTAAACTGCATCTTCTCATCGTCGCCACTTCTTTGAACAAACGCCTTGTGcagaaacaaatacatttataaatatgtattttacaaCTAATTTAACAATAACAGTGTATATACCTTTACAAATTGCTCCTTTGAAAAGTGTTTAGTCTAGCGAGGTATTTTCTCAGTGTGGATTAAACATGCATTGAAAACAGAATAACAAATTCAAGTTTTAAAGACCAGAATTAGACCATTATGACAAGTTCCATACCGTGTGTAACTGGACATTACAGGCTGCGACAATgccgtttaaaaaatataatttgagGTAAGTTGAAAAATAAATTTGAGCAACAGAATGACGTTTGACTTCTGCTGTCCAATATTCTGTGTTGTTTTCCAAAGATATGGCTTTTGAATTGTATAATCAAGACCTCTGCTTTAAGACAACACGATCAACCTGGCAGTTTGGTGTAAAAGTGCACTTATCACCTAAGGGATCTTAATTTATATTCCTCAAATATTTTAGACATGTTGGCAACTTCCCCACGGGTCTCCCactctcttgtttctctctggATAACCTGACATCACATGCCTTACATTGGAGGATATCAGCAACCTTGATCCACATTATCTCAGATGTCCCCTAGGGGGCACTGGGACCCTTCATGCCACATTAAAGTGCTATGCATACATGGGGAGAAAGTCAAGGGGGCTGAAGCACAAACACATAGTCTCCACTATGATGAAGATCTCTGGAAATGTAAAGGGAATGTGGAAAAAAGTGCTTCTGAAACCTCCCATTTAAAAGCCTGTATGGATCCCTCTCATGGAACCACTGATACATATATTTGTTCTATCACTGACCCAAAACTCATCTGCAGCATCCAGGCAAAGGCTTTTCTGAGAGACACACTGGTCTTCCATTGGTGTCTGCTTTGCTTCTGTTCTTGGAGTAGTGGAAGTGACTGAGGATGCGTCCATCAGGAGGTGTACCTGGAGAGGGGCGTGTCCTCCATCAAATCATCCTGGAGAAGATAATTACAGTTCGATTTATACTAGTACAGTTGTTAAGAATGAGTGTACCAGAGAGACCAGGTCAATGCTTATCGTCTCAGCTTTACACTTTGTGATCAGTTTAATCAGTGATTTTGTGACTTAATATATTATTCTCTAAACAAGGGGATAAACAAAAGGAGTTATGAGAATAAATGTATGATGTAAATAAAAGAACTGACTTTTTTTCTGATTTAGGGTTTTAATTCACAGCCAGTTAATAGGGCAATTCCATAAAGTTTTGGGACAACACAGATGTTACAGCAGCAATCTTGAAGATTTGAATTTTAATAAATGTCctacatttcccaaaatgcaaCTGGAGTCTTTTGTTGGACCCTCATTACCCGGTAGACACCTGTTTACACTCTGCACCCCCAGTTCGTAAAACATTGAGGTTCAGGTTAAGTAAAATTGACCTTCACGTAGAAACATCACAACCGCACTTGTTATACATGTAATCATCTCACCATGGGTAGATCCTGAAGCCGATGGAACTCTGGGTGGTTTGTTCGCTGGCGGAACTTGAGGAAGAGGATGGCGAAGACGATAGCAGTGGTGACGATGAACACGGACAGCAGGCCAGCCAGCAGGGGGTCCAAAGGGGAGCTTGAGTGGTAGCTGGGCCCCTTGAGGTCTAAATGACACACAAATGGAGAATCGTAATAAAACAGTCAACACGTTTGTgagatgcaaaataaaaaacaatactcTCATCACCTCACCTTCATCTCCAACATTGAGCTCAGATGGGACCTCCTGGTATGTTGGCCCAGCAGGACCCCGGTCTGGAGCGGAGATCAGAGGAGGTCCTGTGGTTGTCGGCTGCGTGGAGGCGGTGGTCCATGATTCAGACTGGGGCTGCATGGTGGAGGCGTGGGCTGTGGAGCTGGTGTGATGCACTGTGTGGGCTGGCAGAGATGAAAAGGTGGCGAAGGGATCTGTGGTCACAAAGACTCCGCCATTAGTGGTTGAGACGTGCGGTGGAGATGAAAGCTGGTCTGCGTCAGCTGAAAGCGGGGATGTGAAGGCAGTGCTGTATTAATTCAAAACAGCACAGAGAATTATTCAAAGGAAACGCACAGTACACACCACACCCTGATGTGACCCCAtaagtatgaaggtagatttgtgtctttttgattTGCAGCAACACATTCTGGTTTTATCAgaaaaactaacaattaatttacttaaaaacgagaaatttgctctcaaaacctgCAGAGTGTAAACAGGTGTCTACCGGGTAATGAGGGTCAGGTTCCACCTTTCCTGCACGACAGTGTCAAGATACCTTGTTCACTTGTCGTTTGTATTTTTATGCATCAAATAACAACATCataatggtggtggtggtggatgcTCACTGCGGTATCTTTTCAGTTTTACAGTTGCTGATTCAGATAAACCACATGTGTCTGCAACAATGTTCCAAACACTCACCTTTAAGTCACCAAACAAAGATAGCCATGAAAAGATTGTGgtgttgatttatttaaatgttggaAAATAGATCTAGATGATTGACAGAATAttcaatattattataaattttGATAATCAATTAATTGTTTAAGTTAATCATTTCCTGGTTCTAGCTTctcaaatgtaaatatatccctattttgtttttttaactttttattttgcattttccaaataatatttcccttttttaactCTTTGAGTGAACTTAATATATTCAGGGTTTGGACAGAGAAAAcaagtcatttaaaaacatttagggAACATTCAATTTTACAGACCAATCGATTATTTATATAACCGAGAAAATAATCAGTAGATGAATGGATAATGACAATATTTTTTAGTGGCAGCCCTGGTAAACACAGTAGTTTCATAAAGCTATTGTTATAACTGTTTTTTTGCAGCGTAATTTACGAGAGTTTTAATATTTCTTTTCAGTCACTGCTTTCATGTTCTCTATGAAACTAGTGACTAAACGTTGACATACACTGCAAGCTTACTGCCTTTTCAAACTTTCAACATGAGTATATTGTTACTCCACTATACGCACGTGGCTCTTTCACTGCTCATGCCGACAGCTGGGGAGCGGTGTGTTCAAGGAACTTTGTACGGTTGGTAATTACAAGTCAAGACTTCCTTTATACTGTTTACAGAATGAAGAGACCGACTGTCATTAGTGCTCCTGGGCAAAGCACTAAGAATGAGAGGCAGAGTATCCTTGTATAGGGATAACCTACAGTCCTACACATTACTCCAGACAGACGGATAAGTGACGACAGCAGCTAATAAGCAGGCGAGAGTGTAAAAAGAATGGCATTATGtcattttgtttgttatttctgTGATGCTCAAAGAGGCAACAGGGCATCAGCAGAGAGAGTTATATTTATCTGATCTATAAAAGGGAATCTCTTAGATCTCATAGCAGTCAGGATCAGGAGAAGAATATGTTCCCGAAGCATTGCTGGCAGTAACCCTGAGAAGAGTGCCTGTGTTTGCAAACAAACGTCTCTAAATGTGTGGGACTGGACAAAGTAAGCAGACTGGAAAAAGTATATATGCACGATTACAGAATTCTAGAAAAGATGATGACCATGCACCATTTCTATGGCTTGAAGCTTTTGAAGATGGGCAGCATTTAAATAGTGCATGCACATGTGAGTTGAATACCTGAAGGTGAAGGAGCAGGCATGACAATGTGTTGAGGTGTTGCCACTGAGGAGTGCATTGTATATACTGCATTTGTCACAGTCTCTAAATGGATTGTTGCCGTGGTGATGGTCGTGGTCTCAGTGGAGGTTTCATCCCCGCTGGGAGTCCGCTGTGAGATCTCATTCCTAGGATCTTCTGGCAGGTCAGGAGATGCTGATCGTTCAGTGTGACTCGGGAAGGCAGCCAGGGTGAGGACAGGAGGCAGGGCACTGCTCTGGCCTACAACATTAAAGGATAAGAAAAATGTATTGATCATTACATTGTTTTCTCTATTATGAAATATATGCAAATGTCCCAAACCAAAACATCTGCAGTGTATTGACATAAAAGACAAAACCCTGCAAAATGATTCACATGAGAGGAGTTGGAACCATGATTGCCATTACTGAGAATGCTTATCAAAGATAATAGGTGTAGATCATTGTTCTGCCATACTCTGTACTTTActaaaataaaagtacaaactTAAACCAGAGATGTTGCTTTATTTTGCTTGCAAATGACATCAGATCAAACATTAGTTGATCAATTGAATGAAATTGACGAATCAATTAATCAGTGAATTGCATTTTGAGAGTGTTGGTATATACTGCCCTgtgttaaattattttttttaaacttttaaaatggcacattatttaaaagttaaaataaataaaatgactgGTGAACAGAAATCATGAAATAAAGAGTCATTACAAGGAGATATAAACTCATCTTTTTAAACTGAGGAATCAAAATGATctgctgaggtccagagcgACATCAATAATATAACTGAACACCTAAAATGCATGAAACAGCCTGCTATGTGTAAACGTTCAATAAGAGCAATATGTCAGGAGCATCATGTGGGAATCGATAACGGGTCCAACTCGCGTCAGCATGATGTCAGTTgaagcgcacacgcacacacatacacactaaaacacacacacacacacacacacacacacacacacacacacacacacacacacacacacaccaggatgaCACCTTACCTCTTGTCTGCGATGAGCCGGTAAGCACCACCAACACGCAAAACGCCAAATTCATTTCAAATCGCATCCCGCAGATCGCACTACAAATCGGAGCAACGCGGGCTCTTCGCGGCGACTCTGCCTCCTGGCTCTGAGGCTGTTTCCGTTACGTGATTTGACAGGGCACATCATCAGCGCTAAAAATATCCGGAGGGAGTCGGGCAGAAGAGAAGTAGGGGTGGGGCCGCACGGCAGGCTGCATGCGGGCggcggcgggaggaggagagaaggctgCACGCGCATTACTCCAATAATGAGCAAAGACGCGGAACCTCTCACTGCACATTCATGTTTCACTCTCCAGCTCTCTGGTTTCCTGCCAGTCACTCATCCCTGAATGTATTCCTCCGACATGCATCAGCTTCCAGTCGCCGTACTCCCCTGCTCCAATCAGATGCCGGTGCGTCAGAGGCGCAGTTGTCTGCGTCAGGAGCGCCTGTTGTAGAGCGCTGTAGCGTTGGACGCGCGCGAGTGTCACTGTATTCATGATTATTGCACGCTTGTTGCAATGTTTTTACAGAGATTGAACGGTGTTAGGTGAGTAGGCGTCAGTGTCTGCTGCTGGTAATGTGAGACAACAACTTTTCAGCCCCCACAGAGGTCAGTGTGTCGTCATGCCTGAGCGCACGGCCCACGTGTGTACTGTATGGACAGCTGAAAGACCCGCTGCGTCCTCAGTGTGAGACCAGTCTCCTGGTTTTAAACACTGCCTTTTGACCACCAGGCTTTCATTTCTGAGGGATTCCCAACGGCAGTAGGGAGACACCTCCACGTTGCGCCAGATGGAGCCTCCAGACAATCTGGGAGGCAGCCCGGTGGAGTTGGAGTTAACGGTAGAGAATGTGGAGTCGGTAAGTTTCAAGAGTAATTCAATAATCTTCACTGGGTGATTGTTTATTGAACTATGCCTACAGATGGAGTTTCTGTAATACCGTTCAGAGCACAAAAGCTAATTTGAATTGGTCAAGAAGAAAAGTTGCAGCTGCTTTATCTCATATACATGggtgtatgttttattttatgcaATAACTAAAATAATagtaaaactatttaaaacagAGGTTGGTTAATCGTAGTTCACCACAAGAAGATTGGAcatactggacattttgtaacATGATACCAGCTATAAGCATATGCTGTCCTAATAATAACTATCACCATGTCCCTTGGATTACTCGCTATGACAACAAATGTGTTACTCCATTTAAACAATGGGACATCTAGCATGCATTCATCATGTTTGTTGTTAATGCAACTCTGCGACTTTACTAACAACCTGTTACACAAAAACAGATGCATTCATTGCTATATCTATTCTGTCAGGAAATATGGTGATATTAATgaatattatgattatgatttttCTCGGACATGGTCGACCTCGTCCGTTATTATCAAATTACTTTCACTTCAACTTTTCTTTCATATCTGTtcttctctgctcctccaggcTCTCTTCCAGCTGTACTTTGACCCGGTCATGGAGCGTAAGAATGTGGCCCAAAAGTGGCTGACCCAGGCCCAGGCCTCTGCACAGGCATGGCAGTTCTGCTGGGCCCTGCTTGGACCCGACAAGGTGCGTTGCTTCTGCTCAGACATGAACACAGTTTCAGGGAGTAAGAGCAGAAACTGGTTGGATGTCAGGCCGGATTAGAACAGCAAGAAGTAAACATTTTGTCTACGTCCACAGCAGCTGTTCCATCTGTTACAGTGAGTCTGTTTCTTTGCAGCTCCCAGAGGTTCAGTTTTTTGGCGCCAGCACCCTCCACACCAAGATCTCCCATCACTGGAGCGATCTGCCCACAGATCAGCATGAGAGCCTGAGGATGCAGCTCCTCTCCCACATCCTGCACTTCTCCTCTGGGCCCAAAATGGTGCTAACCAGGCTGTGTGCCGCCCTGGCCTCGATGGCTCTAAACTTAATTCCACAAGTTTGGTCCCAGCCAGTAGCGGACATGGTGAGGGCCTTCCAACCGCAGAAGCCTGACTCTGAAGGCAGCTGTGAGGCCGTCCAGGACCCTCAAGCGCACTGCCTCGCACTGCTGGAGCTCCTCACCGTACTTCCAGAGGAGTTCCAGAGCGGCCGGCTGGCTCAAGCTCGTCGTACCCAGCTGAGGGGGGCCCTGGCTGGGGAGTGGGCAGTGGTGTGTCCCTTGCTGCGTCAGCTGCTCCAAAGCCAGGACTCCTCCAAccaggtgaaggagaaggtgctGCGCTGCCTGTCCAGCTGGGTGGGGCTGGATGTGCCGTTAGGGGAGAGTCATGAACTGGTCCAGGACTGTTTCAGTGCTCTGTCCAACCCGGAGCTGTTCGACACGGCTGTGGAGACGATCGTCAATGCCATCTCACAGCCAGACTGCCGAAGGTGAGAAATGCACAGCTTCAGAAAATCATTTAGACCACAATCCATTTCCAGGTGTGAGAATCCCAACATGTCCGTGCAGGTACGTTGATGCTCTGGTCAACTTGATGCCTCTAGTGCTCGGTCTTCATGACCAGCTGAGGACAGCGGCTCAGGATGGGGACATGGAAACCTCACACGGTATCTGTCGTATTGCCGTTGCTATGGGGGAAACACACTCCAGGTACacactgctgcacacacacacacacatacacactttcaGCCAATCACCTGGCTTCGGTAAATGGCGATTTTGTCTTTAGTTGGTtcgatgtttgtttgtgtacgaCAGGGTTTTGTTGGAACAGGTGGAGCACTGGCAAGAGTATCTGGCTTTGGTTAACATGATTCTTTTCTGTACTGGCATCCCTGGGCACTACCCAGTCAGTGAGACCAGCAGCTCCCTCACACTCACCTTTTGGTACACTCTGCAAGTACGGTGAAATAATACATTGTGAGatcaaaacatgtaaacatatacaataaatgttattttattttctgtttagtGAGTTACTCATCTATGtattaaatgttaaaatgtgtctttgtgtaacTGTCTAGCAAAGGATTTAGACACAAAACGTTCCAATCTCTTGCATGTTCAGGATGACATCTTGTCAtttgaggaggagaagcaggcagTTTACCTGCAGGTCTACAGGCCCGTTTACTTCCAACTGGTAGACGTACTACTACATAAATCCCACTACCCTTCAGAGGAGGAGTATGCCGCCTGGTCTTCTGATGACAAGGAGCAGTTCCGTATCTATAGGTAAGACACAAAACCAGAGGACGTTCTTCAGGATCTCTAAAACTGGAATTGACATCCTTCCCCACAAAAAAGAAAGCCCCAAAAGAACATGTCTGTACTTCATTTCATGGCAATGTATCTTTTAGCTGTTGAGACAGTGTGGCTAAAAAAAGTAGATCATCTCCAACGATGTAGCCACGTCTCTTTTGCATTTCAGAGTGGACATTTCCGACACTCTGATGTACGTGTATGAAATGCTGGGTGCAGAGCTGCTCAGCAACCTCTATGACCGGCTGGGCAGACAGCTGATGGACCCCCAAAAGTCAGCAGTCTGGCAGGTAAAGTCATAAATCACTGTCTCCCTTTCCATGCACATCTACTATTTCTGCAGAGTTATGCTGCATGATGtagaacaaaacacaaatatttccttttttaaattatatttctctcattccttccctccTTTGTGCAGCTCTGTGCCACCTGGTTGTAATTCCCGTCCTGTGACCTAACGTCACACTTTGTTTCTCTCCTTCAGGACACAGAGGCCCTGCTATTTGGCTTCCAGTCCATAGCTGAGACTATAGACGTGAACTACTCTGATGTTATCCCTGGTCTTATTGGTCTCATCCCCAGAATCAACATCAGCAATGTTATGCTGGCTGACACCGTCATGTACACCATAGGTACATAACATACATGGGACTTGAATGttttacattaaaacatgattACAACCAGGATTATTAATGGTCATGGATGTAAATTGCTGCTGTCTGGTCCTCACTCAACTATAACAAACCCATGTACACTCACTATCCATTACATGTGCCTCTTGTTGGCCAGGATCCCTGGCTGAGTGGCTGGCTGATCACCCGGTGATGTTGGGTGGCATATTACCCATGGTGCTTCAGGGCCTTGTGAAGGCAGAGCTGTCCGTGTCCAGTGTATCGACCCTGAAGAGGATCTGCAGGGAGTGTAGACACGACCTCAGCCCATTTGCGCAGGACATCCTGACCATGTCACAGGTCAGACTtgtaaaagaaaggaaaacgtTTGCTTGACTACGGTGTCTCTAACACCTGTGTTTCTCTGCAGGATGTACTggtaaaaaaaatccataaggTGAGTAAACAGCCTTTAACAATTACCAGTTCTGTCCTGATCTGTAAACTCAAATGCACCTCCAAGCCTATTTCTGAAGGCATTTTGTATgatgtgtaccgtgtgtgtgtgtgtgtgtgtgtgtgtgtgtgtgtgtgtgtgtgtgtgtgtgtgtgtgtctgtgcagagCAGCCAGTGCATGTGGTTGATGCAGGCTCTGGGCTTCCTCCTGTCCGCTCTGCCATTGGAGGAGATTCTGGGCAGACTTCATTCTCTCATCACTCCTCACGTCCAGCAGCTGGATGCACTCGCCCAGCAGGAGGTACTTTCAAAGAAACATGTGCCATTTCTACAGAAACCCAGAAATACTCAAATAATACCTGAGGCAGTCGAGGTTGTGGGGCTCCAAGTAAATTCGAAGCACTTCATTATGTTGATGCTAAATGTACAAAAAGTGAAGCTGTATTTTACTGCGCTACATATTATTTCTCTAGTAGTACGTACTTCCCTGGATTCATGAGCAATACAAATTACTGAATTTGTAAGTTTAAATAAAAGGAGATTT
This portion of the Pseudoliparis swirei isolate HS2019 ecotype Mariana Trench chromosome 8, NWPU_hadal_v1, whole genome shotgun sequence genome encodes:
- the LOC130198329 gene encoding importin-13-like isoform X1, whose translation is MEPPDNLGGSPVELELTVENVESALFQLYFDPVMERKNVAQKWLTQAQASAQAWQFCWALLGPDKLPEVQFFGASTLHTKISHHWSDLPTDQHESLRMQLLSHILHFSSGPKMVLTRLCAALASMALNLIPQVWSQPVADMVRAFQPQKPDSEGSCEAVQDPQAHCLALLELLTVLPEEFQSGRLAQARRTQLRGALAGEWAVVCPLLRQLLQSQDSSNQVKEKVLRCLSSWVGLDVPLGESHELVQDCFSALSNPELFDTAVETIVNAISQPDCRRYVDALVNLMPLVLGLHDQLRTAAQDGDMETSHGICRIAVAMGETHSRVLLEQVEHWQEYLALVNMILFCTGIPGHYPVSETSSSLTLTFWYTLQDDILSFEEEKQAVYLQVYRPVYFQLVDVLLHKSHYPSEEEYAAWSSDDKEQFRIYRVDISDTLMYVYEMLGAELLSNLYDRLGRQLMDPQKSAVWQDTEALLFGFQSIAETIDVNYSDVIPGLIGLIPRINISNVMLADTVMYTIGSLAEWLADHPVMLGGILPMVLQGLVKAELSVSSVSTLKRICRECRHDLSPFAQDILTMSQDVLVKKIHKSSQCMWLMQALGFLLSALPLEEILGRLHSLITPHVQQLDALAQQEPDPTNKQSIIHILGMLSSLFTTLDINRQADSLEGAPSPRLTPSQSTQNPVVVVLQQVFTLIQNILSKWLDDSDVVEAVCEVFDKSVRTLLHDFGPMVAELSEMLVQIFCAFPQASALDLARLLVHIFSGEEHHISHIKSLIVVLTSATLTIFEQGPRDHPDIAESFMHLHAQILKRKPDMYLSDQLDVKKLFYCGILSLKFPETTTVKAATLFFTELLPRCKDMPSLGEVLHSDGKLLTETILQAVGGEAPRSLMEHFSEVLLSLNRNCPALLSQWLKETLQTPGFPSAQVSTEQKHTFRQQLLREQTHKRRVKDIVKEFSLLCRGLQGSGYSDY
- the LOC130198329 gene encoding importin-13-like isoform X2, giving the protein MAVLLGPAWTRQEVQFFGASTLHTKISHHWSDLPTDQHESLRMQLLSHILHFSSGPKMVLTRLCAALASMALNLIPQVWSQPVADMVRAFQPQKPDSEGSCEAVQDPQAHCLALLELLTVLPEEFQSGRLAQARRTQLRGALAGEWAVVCPLLRQLLQSQDSSNQVKEKVLRCLSSWVGLDVPLGESHELVQDCFSALSNPELFDTAVETIVNAISQPDCRRYVDALVNLMPLVLGLHDQLRTAAQDGDMETSHGICRIAVAMGETHSRVLLEQVEHWQEYLALVNMILFCTGIPGHYPVSETSSSLTLTFWYTLQDDILSFEEEKQAVYLQVYRPVYFQLVDVLLHKSHYPSEEEYAAWSSDDKEQFRIYRVDISDTLMYVYEMLGAELLSNLYDRLGRQLMDPQKSAVWQDTEALLFGFQSIAETIDVNYSDVIPGLIGLIPRINISNVMLADTVMYTIGSLAEWLADHPVMLGGILPMVLQGLVKAELSVSSVSTLKRICRECRHDLSPFAQDILTMSQDVLVKKIHKSSQCMWLMQALGFLLSALPLEEILGRLHSLITPHVQQLDALAQQEPDPTNKQSIIHILGMLSSLFTTLDINRQADSLEGAPSPRLTPSQSTQNPVVVVLQQVFTLIQNILSKWLDDSDVVEAVCEVFDKSVRTLLHDFGPMVAELSEMLVQIFCAFPQASALDLARLLVHIFSGEEHHISHIKSLIVVLTSATLTIFEQGPRDHPDIAESFMHLHAQILKRKPDMYLSDQLDVKKLFYCGILSLKFPETTTVKAATLFFTELLPRCKDMPSLGEVLHSDGKLLTETILQAVGGEAPRSLMEHFSEVLLSLNRNCPALLSQWLKETLQTPGFPSAQVSTEQKHTFRQQLLREQTHKRRVKDIVKEFSLLCRGLQGSGYSDY